A window of Borrelia sp. A-FGy1 contains these coding sequences:
- a CDS encoding phenylalanine--tRNA ligase subunit alpha — protein sequence MDNRQKTIVKTLHPLEIQVILRYKKGDKISASSLSKDLEYDEGKANKIIEWLSYKGIISEVFRKVNVFYRMTDKGFDALKNGLVEEKIISLISSKKVLITDLSKELGVEVKDVGRAFGNLIKEEVLSLGPDKEIIGEDLEKYSDYKIVKKLLSRAQNGDLLKDDLSKDELFVISGISKRKGASDTLFKVIERLDLKFEFTDFGIMVKTEYIKHNFPKDRIGKLTPEILKNKSYVNSIFREYNINVTPSKTFIGRANPYTEYIAKVKDRLVNLGFEEFDGPLVEPEFFNNDALFMPQFHSARDVRDVYYIREPNSIKFLPEPYFSNVKSAHEDGFDTGSRGWRYDFNESISKRLVLRTHGTVLSAKKLMNAKNPGKYFGVVRCFRYDQVDATHGVDFYQTEGIVIGDDVNINTLLGLLEIFAKELAGATEIKYVPAYFPFTEPSIEVHVKHPILGWFELGGSGIFRPEVTKPFGVDASVIAWGIGIDRMALMHLGLDDIRELFTHDIGSAVLRRGR from the coding sequence GTGGATAATAGACAGAAGACAATAGTAAAAACATTGCATCCTCTCGAGATACAAGTAATTCTTAGATATAAAAAGGGTGATAAAATTTCTGCCTCAAGTCTTTCTAAAGATTTAGAGTATGATGAGGGAAAGGCAAATAAAATAATAGAGTGGCTTTCTTACAAGGGTATTATTAGTGAAGTTTTTAGAAAGGTTAATGTATTTTATCGTATGACTGATAAAGGATTTGATGCTTTAAAAAATGGTTTGGTTGAAGAAAAAATAATAAGTCTTATATCTAGTAAAAAGGTTTTAATTACTGATTTGTCAAAAGAATTAGGAGTTGAAGTTAAAGATGTTGGGAGGGCATTTGGTAATTTAATTAAAGAGGAAGTACTATCTTTAGGTCCAGATAAAGAAATTATTGGTGAGGATTTAGAGAAATATTCTGATTATAAAATAGTTAAAAAATTGCTTTCAAGAGCTCAAAATGGTGATCTTTTGAAAGATGATTTATCAAAAGATGAATTATTTGTTATTTCTGGTATTTCTAAGAGAAAAGGAGCTAGTGATACCTTATTTAAGGTGATAGAAAGATTGGATTTGAAATTTGAGTTCACTGATTTTGGAATAATGGTGAAGACAGAATATATAAAACATAATTTTCCAAAAGATCGAATTGGAAAACTAACACCTGAAATTTTAAAAAACAAGAGCTATGTTAATAGTATCTTTAGAGAATATAATATTAATGTTACGCCCAGTAAGACTTTTATTGGGCGGGCTAATCCTTATACTGAATATATTGCTAAGGTTAAGGATAGGCTTGTAAATCTTGGATTTGAAGAATTTGATGGCCCTTTGGTAGAGCCAGAATTTTTTAACAATGATGCTCTTTTTATGCCCCAATTTCATTCTGCGCGTGACGTAAGGGATGTTTATTATATTAGAGAACCAAATTCAATAAAATTCCTGCCAGAGCCTTATTTTTCTAATGTTAAGTCTGCTCATGAAGATGGATTTGATACAGGATCAAGAGGATGGAGATATGATTTTAACGAAAGTATTTCAAAGAGGTTGGTATTAAGAACTCATGGTACAGTTTTATCAGCAAAGAAATTAATGAATGCAAAAAATCCTGGTAAATATTTTGGAGTTGTTAGGTGTTTCAGGTATGATCAAGTTGATGCTACTCATGGAGTCGATTTTTACCAAACAGAAGGGATTGTTATTGGAGATGATGTTAATATTAATACCCTGCTTGGTCTTCTTGAAATTTTTGCTAAAGAACTTGCTGGTGCTACTGAGATTAAATATGTTCCTGCTTATTTTCCATTTACAGAACCTTCCATTGAAGTTCATGTGAAGCACCCTATTCTTGGTTGGTTTGAGTTAGGTGGTAGTGGTATTTTTAGACCAGAGGTTACAAAACCATTTGGAGTTGATGCATCTGTTATTGCTTGGGGTATTGGTATTGATAGAATGGCTTTAATGCATTTGGGTTTAGATGATATAAGAGAACTTTTTACTCATGATATTGGTAGTGCTGTTTTGAGACGGGGAAGGTAA
- the pheT gene encoding phenylalanine--tRNA ligase subunit beta, protein MPKVELYKSILFKKIGKNLTDSELESVLEIAKAEVDKFHEANDKIKIEFNDTNRPDLWSCVGLARQIKTYLFDSLPFFEFFSKAGDLKKSYGEIKVYPEMMSSSRPFVFGFLAKGIICDERMLDTLIQLQEKLCQNYGQKRRRVAMGMYSARFIDFPISYIACDYNYKFIPLGMESKMSILEINKKHPKGIEYSSILEYWDRYPLLVDNKGQTLSYPPIINSNDVGALKVGDTDLFIEVTGVNIEATLLSLSVVACDLHDMDFKIFPVRTIFPKETLLGKEIVCPFYFQDNLEISVDNVNRMLGSKLTADEMCLDLKKIGVSAFAYSSKTGDSKYKDKIRIEPPVYRNDFLHEVDAVEEIMIARGLDNFKPELPKRFTVGRLTQIEEFSRKIRSLMIGMGFQEMIYNYLGSRKDLIENLNNYNMEEFFLSIDNPMTEKYEYIRGSIVSDLLKSESISSNFPYPHKIFEIGKVALREPSSPEGSVTCDNLAFLMADKDFTFNEINSLVSSLFYYLNIEYRLIESKEIRYIEGRRAEILVNDFCVGNFGEVSPYVLSNFGIYIPCSVLEINLGFLLKASQIF, encoded by the coding sequence ATGCCAAAGGTTGAATTATATAAAAGTATTTTATTCAAAAAAATAGGAAAGAATTTAACGGATTCTGAGCTTGAATCTGTACTTGAAATAGCTAAAGCTGAAGTTGATAAATTTCATGAAGCAAATGATAAGATAAAAATTGAGTTTAATGATACAAATAGACCAGATTTATGGTCTTGTGTAGGGCTTGCACGTCAAATTAAGACGTATCTTTTTGATAGTTTGCCTTTTTTTGAATTTTTCTCTAAAGCAGGTGATTTAAAAAAGTCCTATGGTGAGATTAAGGTTTATCCTGAAATGATGTCTAGCAGCAGGCCTTTTGTTTTTGGATTTTTAGCAAAAGGAATAATTTGTGATGAAAGAATGCTTGATACTTTAATTCAGTTGCAAGAAAAACTTTGTCAAAATTATGGACAAAAACGTAGAAGAGTTGCAATGGGAATGTATTCGGCAAGGTTTATTGATTTTCCAATAAGTTATATTGCCTGTGACTATAATTATAAGTTTATTCCTTTAGGTATGGAAAGCAAGATGTCTATTTTGGAAATCAATAAAAAGCATCCTAAGGGAATAGAATATTCATCAATTCTTGAATATTGGGATAGATATCCCTTATTAGTAGATAATAAGGGGCAAACCCTATCTTATCCCCCAATAATCAATTCTAATGATGTTGGGGCTTTAAAGGTGGGTGATACTGATTTATTTATTGAGGTTACAGGGGTAAATATTGAGGCTACTTTGTTATCTTTGTCAGTTGTTGCTTGTGATTTACATGATATGGATTTTAAGATTTTCCCAGTGAGGACAATTTTTCCTAAGGAAACTTTACTTGGTAAAGAAATAGTTTGTCCTTTCTATTTCCAAGACAATCTGGAAATTAGTGTTGATAATGTTAATAGAATGCTTGGTAGTAAATTAACAGCAGATGAGATGTGTCTTGACTTGAAAAAAATAGGGGTATCTGCATTTGCTTATTCTTCTAAAACAGGTGATTCTAAATATAAAGACAAAATTCGCATCGAACCTCCTGTTTACAGGAATGATTTTCTTCATGAAGTTGATGCTGTTGAAGAAATAATGATAGCAAGGGGATTGGATAATTTTAAACCAGAGCTTCCTAAAAGGTTTACCGTAGGTAGACTTACTCAGATAGAAGAATTTTCAAGAAAGATTAGGTCTTTAATGATTGGAATGGGGTTTCAGGAAATGATTTATAACTATCTAGGATCTAGAAAGGATCTTATTGAAAATTTAAATAATTATAATATGGAAGAATTCTTTTTAAGTATTGATAATCCAATGACAGAAAAATATGAGTATATTAGGGGCTCTATAGTCTCTGATTTGCTTAAATCTGAAAGTATTAGTTCTAATTTTCCTTATCCACATAAGATTTTTGAAATTGGCAAGGTAGCTTTAAGAGAACCAAGTAGTCCTGAGGGTTCTGTAACGTGTGATAATTTGGCTTTTCTGATGGCAGATAAAGATTTTACATTTAATGAGATTAATTCTTTAGTTTCGTCGCTCTTTTATTATTTAAATATTGAATATAGGCTAATAGAATCTAAAGAAATACGTTATATAGAAGGAAGAAGAGCTGAAATTTTAGTAAATGACTTTTGTGTTGGAAATTTTGGCGAAGTATCACCTTATGTTTTAAGTAATTTTGGAATTTATATCCCATGTTCTGTATTAGAGATTAATCTTGGCTTTCTTTTAAAAGCGTCCCAAATATTTTAG